From a single bacterium genomic region:
- a CDS encoding PEP-CTERM sorting domain-containing protein, giving the protein MYATGDAVVVTIGTRCAAFTDELWLCTRGTILPGPNGTYIGSNADEGLVVNLGVFAAGTELVFKLYVHDIPLNITPTFFLGPADRNPDSRYHAQIDFDAPGLAANEAFMEFEDFIDQDPFTVAWDHPWGGPAEPDYNDCRFKLSGVGRSPVPEPSTMYLLGCGLIGLVGYGRKKLSMREKKS; this is encoded by the coding sequence GTGTATGCAACAGGTGATGCGGTTGTAGTTACGATTGGAACCAGATGTGCTGCCTTCACGGATGAATTGTGGTTATGCACACGAGGGACGATACTACCAGGTCCTAATGGAACATATATCGGTTCCAACGCCGACGAGGGTTTAGTAGTAAACTTAGGTGTTTTTGCCGCGGGGACTGAATTGGTATTCAAGCTTTATGTTCACGACATTCCATTGAACATAACCCCTACTTTCTTTTTAGGGCCTGCCGACCGTAATCCTGATAGCAGATACCATGCTCAGATTGATTTTGATGCACCAGGTCTGGCAGCGAACGAGGCATTTATGGAGTTTGAAGACTTCATAGACCAGGACCCGTTTACTGTTGCGTGGGACCATCCCTGGGGTGGACCTGCCGAACCGGACTATAACGACTGTAGATTCAAGTTGTCGGGTGTTGGGAGAAGCCCAGTTCCGGAACCTTCAACCATGTATCTTCTGGGCTGTGGACTAATAGGTTTGGTTGGATATGGAAGGAAAAAGTTATCCATGAGAGAGAAGAAGTCATAG